One Clavelina lepadiformis chromosome 1, kaClaLepa1.1, whole genome shotgun sequence genomic region harbors:
- the LOC143454319 gene encoding myosin light chain kinase A-like isoform X2, whose amino-acid sequence MAPPVRPRVGSGEHKVRHRRIEDEKVIEELYKFGNKLGQGSFGIVIEAENLETKERWAIKKVNKEKAGSSAITLLEREVTILKRVKHEHIIFVEEVFETSRKMYLVMELCELGEMRSLLFTNGPFSEISARHIIKSLTDAIVYLHKNGIVHRDLKLENILIAGCRTSSDVEEEHPLYDIKLTDFGLSVVKGGVGSESMLQSSCGTPVYMAPEVIQNHDYSQQCDIWSIGVILFALLSRDFPFVADKEDKLFELIKRAELDFSKPVWKNISKAAKNLITQLLDVNPARRLTATEVMSHPWTLGSLDATAPNPTNVLDLMKDYAKEMKDCADNGEDDPDENSDLFGKDTAATDDEDKRPESSDSQPSRSSESASKHKKSAKSAPPSNATNHIAHRMAPVVHSANTDNARRGSLPAIHKNSPTKKPMSTPRKIYDNKTMAKQSSSPVGVNPGPSRVNRSPVQGVGPSRENRSNGHRLTPATDHGLHHGHSNHLHSRPKQETNSGGRLLSANRPTTSGGLDNVHHHGGHPRSPVSSPLLTPRFPQDGARAGLQSANKNKKKKAAPTKG is encoded by the exons ATGGCGCCTCCGGTGCGACCTCGAGTGGGGAGCGGAGAACACAAAGTACGTCATCGTCGAATAGAAGACGAAAAAGTCATTGAAGAGTTATACAA ATTTGGTAATAAACTTGGTCAAGGAAGTTTCGGTATTGTGATCGAGGcagaaaatttggaaaccaaAGAACGATGGGCCATCAAAAAAGTCAACAAGGAAAAG GCTGGTAGTTCTGCAATCACGTTACTCGAGCGCGAAGTGACGATTTTAAAACGAGTGAAGCATGAACACATTATTTTCGTCGAGGAAGTTTTTGAAACGTCAAGG AAAATGTATCTCGTCATGGAACTGTGCGAACTTGGTGAAATGCGAAGCTTGCTTTTCACCAACGGCCCATTCAGCGAGATTTCAGCCCGACACATCATAAAAAGTCTAACTGACGCTATCGtctatctacataaaaatg GGATCGTCCATCGGGATCTGAAGCTTGAAAATATCCTCATCGCTGGATGCCGGACTTCAAGCGACGTCGAGGAAGAACACCCGCTCTATGACATAAAG CTTACCGACTTCGGATTGTCCGTTGTGAAAGGCGGCGTAGGAAGCGAGTCCATGCTGCAGTCGTCCTGCGGAACCCCTGTTTATATGG CTCCCGAAGTGATTCAGAATCACGACTACTCACAACAGTGCGACATCTGGAGCATCGGAGTGATCTTGTTTGCCCTTCTATCAAGGGACTTTCCCTTCGTTGCGGACAAGGAAGATAAACTGTTTGAACTAATCAAGAGAGCTGAACTTGACTTTTCGAAACCGGTCTGGAAGAACATATCAAAAGCAG CAAAAAACTTGATTACCCAGCTTTTGGACGTTAATCCAGCAAGACGGCTTACCGCTACTGAGGTTATGTCCCATCCATGGACGCTGGGCAGCCTGGACGCCACCGCCCCTAATCCAACTAACGTGCTTGACCTCATGAAGGACTACGCTAAGGAAATGAAGGACTGCGCAGATAACGGAGAG gACGATCCTGATGAAAATTCGGACCTATTCGGGAAAGATACTGCAGCGACTGATGACGAG GACAAACGACCCGAATCTTCGGACTCACAACCTTCTCGAAGCTCCGAAAGTGCTTCAAAGCACAAGAAATCGGCGAAATCTGCTCCTCCCAGCAACGCCACGAATCACATTGCCCATAGGATGGCACCGGTCGTGCATTCTGCAAACACTGACAACGCGAGGAGAGGAAGTTTGCCTGCTATTCACAAA AATTCGCCGACAAAGAAGCCGATGAGCACACCGCGAAAGATCTACGACAACAAGACCATGGCGAAGCAGAGCTCGTCTCCTGTTGGGGTAAACCCCGGACCGTCACGAGTGAACAGATCTCCTGTGCAAGGGGTTGGCCCGTCGAGGGAAAATAGAAGTAACGGCCATCGTCTTACCCCGGCCACGGACCACGGTCTACACCACGGCCATAGCAACCACTTGCACAGTCGACCGAAGCAGGAGACTAATTCCGGGGGCCGCTTGCTGTCCGCCAATCGGCCCACAACTTCCGGGGGCCTGGACAATGTCCACCATCACGGGGGACACCCTCGGTCGCCCGTTTCGTCTCCGCTGCTAACCCCCCGTTTCCCGCAAGACGGGGCACGCGCAGGTTTGCAATCCGCCAATAAgaataagaagaaaaaagcGGCACCGACCAAAGGCTGA
- the LOC143454319 gene encoding uncharacterized protein LOC143454319 isoform X1 — MGKMIEDEVGGVAVVHCDCYVHKSTRFVNKIVENAAARRSSLCPLLGLSPLMAPPVRPRVGSGEHKVRHRRIEDEKVIEELYKFGNKLGQGSFGIVIEAENLETKERWAIKKVNKEKAGSSAITLLEREVTILKRVKHEHIIFVEEVFETSRKMYLVMELCELGEMRSLLFTNGPFSEISARHIIKSLTDAIVYLHKNGIVHRDLKLENILIAGCRTSSDVEEEHPLYDIKLTDFGLSVVKGGVGSESMLQSSCGTPVYMAPEVIQNHDYSQQCDIWSIGVILFALLSRDFPFVADKEDKLFELIKRAELDFSKPVWKNISKAAKNLITQLLDVNPARRLTATEVMSHPWTLGSLDATAPNPTNVLDLMKDYAKEMKDCADNGEDDPDENSDLFGKDTAATDDEDKRPESSDSQPSRSSESASKHKKSAKSAPPSNATNHIAHRMAPVVHSANTDNARRGSLPAIHKNSPTKKPMSTPRKIYDNKTMAKQSSSPVGVNPGPSRVNRSPVQGVGPSRENRSNGHRLTPATDHGLHHGHSNHLHSRPKQETNSGGRLLSANRPTTSGGLDNVHHHGGHPRSPVSSPLLTPRFPQDGARAGLQSANKNKKKKAAPTKG, encoded by the exons ATGGGAAAAATGATTGAGGATGAAGTAGGTGGCGTGGCGGTCGTTCACTGCGACTGTTACGTCCACAAGAGCACCAGATTTGTcaataaaattgttgaaaacgCAGCCGCAAGGAGATCAAGTTTATGTCCATT aTTAGGTCTTTCGCCATTGATGGCGCCTCCGGTGCGACCTCGAGTGGGGAGCGGAGAACACAAAGTACGTCATCGTCGAATAGAAGACGAAAAAGTCATTGAAGAGTTATACAA ATTTGGTAATAAACTTGGTCAAGGAAGTTTCGGTATTGTGATCGAGGcagaaaatttggaaaccaaAGAACGATGGGCCATCAAAAAAGTCAACAAGGAAAAG GCTGGTAGTTCTGCAATCACGTTACTCGAGCGCGAAGTGACGATTTTAAAACGAGTGAAGCATGAACACATTATTTTCGTCGAGGAAGTTTTTGAAACGTCAAGG AAAATGTATCTCGTCATGGAACTGTGCGAACTTGGTGAAATGCGAAGCTTGCTTTTCACCAACGGCCCATTCAGCGAGATTTCAGCCCGACACATCATAAAAAGTCTAACTGACGCTATCGtctatctacataaaaatg GGATCGTCCATCGGGATCTGAAGCTTGAAAATATCCTCATCGCTGGATGCCGGACTTCAAGCGACGTCGAGGAAGAACACCCGCTCTATGACATAAAG CTTACCGACTTCGGATTGTCCGTTGTGAAAGGCGGCGTAGGAAGCGAGTCCATGCTGCAGTCGTCCTGCGGAACCCCTGTTTATATGG CTCCCGAAGTGATTCAGAATCACGACTACTCACAACAGTGCGACATCTGGAGCATCGGAGTGATCTTGTTTGCCCTTCTATCAAGGGACTTTCCCTTCGTTGCGGACAAGGAAGATAAACTGTTTGAACTAATCAAGAGAGCTGAACTTGACTTTTCGAAACCGGTCTGGAAGAACATATCAAAAGCAG CAAAAAACTTGATTACCCAGCTTTTGGACGTTAATCCAGCAAGACGGCTTACCGCTACTGAGGTTATGTCCCATCCATGGACGCTGGGCAGCCTGGACGCCACCGCCCCTAATCCAACTAACGTGCTTGACCTCATGAAGGACTACGCTAAGGAAATGAAGGACTGCGCAGATAACGGAGAG gACGATCCTGATGAAAATTCGGACCTATTCGGGAAAGATACTGCAGCGACTGATGACGAG GACAAACGACCCGAATCTTCGGACTCACAACCTTCTCGAAGCTCCGAAAGTGCTTCAAAGCACAAGAAATCGGCGAAATCTGCTCCTCCCAGCAACGCCACGAATCACATTGCCCATAGGATGGCACCGGTCGTGCATTCTGCAAACACTGACAACGCGAGGAGAGGAAGTTTGCCTGCTATTCACAAA AATTCGCCGACAAAGAAGCCGATGAGCACACCGCGAAAGATCTACGACAACAAGACCATGGCGAAGCAGAGCTCGTCTCCTGTTGGGGTAAACCCCGGACCGTCACGAGTGAACAGATCTCCTGTGCAAGGGGTTGGCCCGTCGAGGGAAAATAGAAGTAACGGCCATCGTCTTACCCCGGCCACGGACCACGGTCTACACCACGGCCATAGCAACCACTTGCACAGTCGACCGAAGCAGGAGACTAATTCCGGGGGCCGCTTGCTGTCCGCCAATCGGCCCACAACTTCCGGGGGCCTGGACAATGTCCACCATCACGGGGGACACCCTCGGTCGCCCGTTTCGTCTCCGCTGCTAACCCCCCGTTTCCCGCAAGACGGGGCACGCGCAGGTTTGCAATCCGCCAATAAgaataagaagaaaaaagcGGCACCGACCAAAGGCTGA